A genomic window from Gossypium hirsutum isolate 1008001.06 chromosome D10, Gossypium_hirsutum_v2.1, whole genome shotgun sequence includes:
- the LOC107915815 gene encoding uncharacterized protein, producing MGPGKMGSYRFKLVIEAGLVKWCSIWLFLFLNLCYDLFLATIDMVRSGCAAADNRRMTEENLNHKEKKAKLEAKQRRRMREEYEKLTVTEQPKKQMKAGKSNTKNTIIMEEGNANISSASKHGKVDDECVESFMEQLKAKVKSEVDFSDFQILEEDLGKDLRMVGRFSVPLHLALIANRIKDGFGFTWEETQS from the exons atgggcccgggcaaaatgggctcgtACAGATTCAAACTGGTGATTGAAGCTGGGTTGGTAAAATGGTGTTCAATCTGgctgtttttgtttttaaatttgtgttatgatttatttttGGCAACAATAGATATGGTGAGATCTGGCTGTGCTGCGGCAGATAATAGAAGAATGACGGAAGAAAATCTAaatcataaagaaaagaaagcaaaattgGAAGCAAAACAGAGAAGAAGAATGAGAGAAGAATATGAAAAGCTTACAGTGACTGAACAACCCAAAAAACAGATGAAGGCAGGCAAGTCGAACACAAAGAATACAATAATAATGGAAGAAGGAAACGCAAATATATCTTCTGCTTCAAAACATGGAAAG GTTGATGATGAGTGCGTAGAAAGTTTTATGGAGCAACTTAAAGCCAAAGTGAAGAGTGAAGTAGATTTTTCAGACTTCCAAATCTTAGAAGAGGATTTAGGGAAGGATTTGAGAATGGTTGGGAGATTTAGTGTTCCGCTACACCTGGCTCTTATTGCAAACAGAATCAAAGATGGGTTTGGCTTCACTTGGGAAGAAACACAGAGTTGA